A window from Physeter macrocephalus isolate SW-GA chromosome 11, ASM283717v5, whole genome shotgun sequence encodes these proteins:
- the ST8SIA2 gene encoding alpha-2,8-sialyltransferase 8B isoform X2: MQLQFRSWMLAALTLLVVFLIFADISEIEEEIGNSGGRDTIRSAVNSLHSKSNRAEVVINGSSSPAVVDRSNEGFKRNIQPASAKWRHNQTLSLRIRKQILKFLDAEKDISVLKGTLKPGDIIHYIFDRDSTMNVSQNLYELLPRTSPLKNKHFGTCAIVGNSGVLLNSGCGQEIDTHSFVIRCNLAPVQEYARDVGLKTDLVTMNPSVIQRAFEDLVNATWREKLLQRLHSLNGSILWIPAFMARGGKERVEWVNELILKHRVNVRTAYPSLRLLHAVRGYWLTNKVHIKRPTTGLLMYTLATRFCNQIYLYGFWPFPLDQNQNPVKYHYYDSLKYGYTSQAGPHTMPLEFKALKSLHEQGALKLTVGQCDGAT; the protein is encoded by the exons GAATTCTGGAGGCAGAGATACAATCAGATCAGCTGTGAACAGCTTACATAGCAAATCTAATAG AGCTGAAGTTGTAATAAATGGCTCCTCGTCGCCGGCTGTTGTTGACAGAAGTAATGAAGGCTTTAAGCGCAACATCCAACCAGCCTCGGCCAAATGGAGACACAACCAAACGCTCTCTCTGAGGATCAG GAAGCAAATCTTAAAGTTCTTGGATGCTGAAAAGGACATTTCTGTCCTCAAGGGGACCCTGAAACCCGGAGATATTATTCATTACATCTTCGACCGAGACAGCACAATGAACGTGTCCCAGAACCTCTATGAGCTCCTCCCCAGAACCTCTCCACTGAAGAACAAGCACTTCGGGACTTGTGCCATCGTGGGCAACTCCGGGGTCTTGCTGAACAGCGGCTGCGGGCAGGAGATTGACACACACAGCTTTGTCATCAG GTGCAACCTGGCCCCAGTGCAGGAGTACGCCCGGGATGTGGGGCTCAAGACAGACCTGGTGACCATGAACCCCTCCGTCATCCAGCGGGCCTTCGAGGACTTGGTCAACGCCACGTGGCGGGAGAAGCTGCTGCAGAGGCTGCACAGCCTCAACGGTAGCATCCTGTGGATCCCCGCCTTCATGGCCAGGGGCGGCAAGGAGCGGGTCGAGTGGGTCAACGAGCTCATCCTGAAGCACCGCGTCAACGTGCGTACTGCATACCCCTCTCTGCGCTTGCTGCACGCCGTCCGCGG atacTGGCTGACTAACAAAGTTCACATCAAAAGACCCACCACGGGCCTCTTGATGTACACCCTGGCCACGCGTTTCTGCAACCAGATCTACCTCTATGGCTTCTGGCCCTTTCCGCTAGATCAGAACCAGAACCCGGTCAAGTACCACTATTACGACAGCCTCAAGTACGGCTACACTTCCCAGGCCGGTCCCCATACCATGCCCTTGGAGTTCAAGGCCCTGAAGAGCCTGCACGAGCAGGGAGCTTTGAAACTGACTGTCGGCCAGTGCGACGGGGCCACGTAA
- the ST8SIA2 gene encoding alpha-2,8-sialyltransferase 8B isoform X1 produces MQLQFRSWMLAALTLLVVFLIFADISEIEEEIGNSGGRDTIRSAVNSLHSKSNRAEVVINGSSSPAVVDRSNEGFKRNIQPASAKWRHNQTLSLRIRKQILKFLDAEKDISVLKGTLKPGDIIHYIFDRDSTMNVSQNLYELLPRTSPLKNKHFGTCAIVGNSGVLLNSGCGQEIDTHSFVIRCNLAPVQEYARDVGLKTDLVTMNPSVIQRAFEDLVNATWREKLLQRLHSLNGSILWIPAFMARGGKERVEWVNELILKHRVNAETTSQSKRKKFHMNACKILYLGSKQLYRYWLTNKVHIKRPTTGLLMYTLATRFCNQIYLYGFWPFPLDQNQNPVKYHYYDSLKYGYTSQAGPHTMPLEFKALKSLHEQGALKLTVGQCDGAT; encoded by the exons GAATTCTGGAGGCAGAGATACAATCAGATCAGCTGTGAACAGCTTACATAGCAAATCTAATAG AGCTGAAGTTGTAATAAATGGCTCCTCGTCGCCGGCTGTTGTTGACAGAAGTAATGAAGGCTTTAAGCGCAACATCCAACCAGCCTCGGCCAAATGGAGACACAACCAAACGCTCTCTCTGAGGATCAG GAAGCAAATCTTAAAGTTCTTGGATGCTGAAAAGGACATTTCTGTCCTCAAGGGGACCCTGAAACCCGGAGATATTATTCATTACATCTTCGACCGAGACAGCACAATGAACGTGTCCCAGAACCTCTATGAGCTCCTCCCCAGAACCTCTCCACTGAAGAACAAGCACTTCGGGACTTGTGCCATCGTGGGCAACTCCGGGGTCTTGCTGAACAGCGGCTGCGGGCAGGAGATTGACACACACAGCTTTGTCATCAG GTGCAACCTGGCCCCAGTGCAGGAGTACGCCCGGGATGTGGGGCTCAAGACAGACCTGGTGACCATGAACCCCTCCGTCATCCAGCGGGCCTTCGAGGACTTGGTCAACGCCACGTGGCGGGAGAAGCTGCTGCAGAGGCTGCACAGCCTCAACGGTAGCATCCTGTGGATCCCCGCCTTCATGGCCAGGGGCGGCAAGGAGCGGGTCGAGTGGGTCAACGAGCTCATCCTGAAGCACCGCGTCAAC GCTGAAACAACGAGCCAATCTAAGAGGAAGAAATTTCATATGAATGCATGCAAGATTCTGTACTTGGGTTCCAAACAGTTGTACAG atacTGGCTGACTAACAAAGTTCACATCAAAAGACCCACCACGGGCCTCTTGATGTACACCCTGGCCACGCGTTTCTGCAACCAGATCTACCTCTATGGCTTCTGGCCCTTTCCGCTAGATCAGAACCAGAACCCGGTCAAGTACCACTATTACGACAGCCTCAAGTACGGCTACACTTCCCAGGCCGGTCCCCATACCATGCCCTTGGAGTTCAAGGCCCTGAAGAGCCTGCACGAGCAGGGAGCTTTGAAACTGACTGTCGGCCAGTGCGACGGGGCCACGTAA